In Ammospiza caudacuta isolate bAmmCau1 chromosome 30, bAmmCau1.pri, whole genome shotgun sequence, one DNA window encodes the following:
- the LOC131569318 gene encoding olfactory receptor 14J1-like, whose protein sequence is MSNSSSIRHFLLLALADTRQLQFLHFCLLLGISLAALLGNGLIISAVACGHHLHTPMFFFLLNLALSDLGSIYTTVPKAMHNSLWDTRTISYSGCAAQVFFFLFFLSAEYFLLTIMCYDRYVSICKPLHYGTLLGSRACAHMAAAAWASAFFNALLHTANTFSLPLCHGNALGQFFCEIPQILKLSCSKSYLMELGLLAVSVCLAFGCFVFIVFSYVQIFRAVLRIPSEQGRHKAFSTCLPHLAVVSLFISTAAFAHLKPPSISSPSLDLSVSVLYSVVSPALNPLIYSLRNQELKAAVSRLVTGWFQSLNCWPIS, encoded by the coding sequence atgtccaacagcagctccatcaggcacttcctcctgctggcactggcagacacgcggcagctgcagttcctgcacttctgcctcttgctgggcatctccctggctgccctcctgggcaacggcctcatcatcagcgccgtagcctgcggccatcacctgcacacacccatgttcttcttcctgctcaacctggccctcagcgacctgggctccatctacaccactgtccccaaagccatgcacaattccctctgggacaccaggaccatctcctactcaggatgtgctgctcaggtgtttttctttctgttcttcctctCAGCAGAGTATTttctcctgaccatcatgtgctatgaccgctatgtatccatctgcaaacccctgcactatgggaccctcctgggtagcagagcttgtgcccacatggcagcagctgcctgggccagtgccttttTCAATGCTCTCCTGCACAcggccaatacattttccctgcccctgtgccatggcaatgccctgggccagttcttctgtgaaatcccacagatcctcaagctctcctgctccaaatcctaCCTCATGGAACTTGGGCTTCTTGCTGTTAGTGTCTGTTTAGCATTTGGCTgctttgtgttcattgttttctcctatgtgcagatcttcagggctgtgctgaggatcccctctgagcagggacggcacaaagccttttccacctgccttcctcacctggctgtggtctccctgtttatcagcactgcagcatttgcccacctgaagcccccctccatctcttccccatccctggatctgtcagtgtcagttctgtactcagtggtgtctccagccctgaaccccctcatctacagcctgaggaaccaggagctcaaggctgcagtgtcaAGACTGGTGACTGGATGGTTTCAGTcattaaactgctggccaaTTTCCTAA